GTAGTAATAAGGATGCCCGttaaaaaacataaaattaaatcaaaaaatacTTATACTCGAATATCTTATTTTATCATCTTTGTCAAACATTGATAGAATAAATCCAGTTGTGCAAACCTATTTATTGGCCTTTCTACGTAGGCTATCTTAATAGAAATCACAAATATTACACATCTCTAAAAGATTCCTGTCATAAAACTATCACTTTCTAATTGCATATGAAGATACTAAAACAGGAAGAATAGATTGATCTATCACTCATCAGCCAGGCTGAGGCTCGTATGAAAATGCTTTATTACTCGTTTTCTGACTGGTTGTGAAGAAAAAAAGTCAgcacatgaaaaaaaaaaaaaaagctagagCCTGTTTTTGTGCTATTATctacaaaaaagaataaaaacttCTAGTTCATTTTCTTAATCCATAAATAGAATATAATTCAGAGATTAGAGCCTTTCATGAGGCGTGTTTAACACTATTTTTTAAGGTATTATTTTCCTCTACTATACATAGTATTTGTTATACGGTTATGCCAAATTAACTTTAGGATACAACAAGATTTCGGAGAAACTTGATAGCACATGTTAagatttttcttataaaaaaaggATCAAAATTCTAGTTAATTTATGTGTTAGAGACTTGttatttttatagtaaaaacACAATCCCAATGTCATAAGGTATTTAGCCACTATTTTACACGTTTATGGACATTCATGGACATTGAAAGGTACCATTAAACCCCTTCAATggaaaatgccaaaaatattttagaaactTTTAACTTCCGACAGACCCTTAAGTTAACCAAATTCTTTGTTTTAACAAGtttaatttctattttattCACAAACTATTCCAACACTAATTAGGGCATATAATCAATAAAACTGCACTTTACACCAACTTACTCACTGTTGGCTTCCACTTTGCATGATTAGGACATTTTTGCTGCTGGAACTGATACCACTCACACAGTCTTGGATTGGGTGATGGTAGAGCCTCTAAGACACCCCAAGGTCATGGAGAAATTGCAAAATGAGGTCAGAGCTGTAGGCCAAGGAAAATCAGAGATAACTGAGGATGATTTTGACAAAATGCAGTATCTTAAGCTAGTGATTAAGGAAACTCTGCGGCTTCATTCCCCAGTTCCATCACTAGTTCCTCGAGAATCAACTCGAGACGTCAAAGTAATGGGGTATGATATACCGATTCGAACATGAGTAATCGTCAATGCATGGGCAATTGGAAGAGACCCTTTGCTTTGGGAGAAGCCAGAGGAATTTCAGCCAGAGAGATTTCTGAATGTTGGTATAGATTTTTGAGGTTTGGACTTTGAGTTGATCCCATTTGGTGCCGGCCCAAGGGGATGCCCGGGTAAGACCTTTGCCATGGCTATCAATGAACTTGCATCAGCAAAATTACTGCACAAATTTGACTTTGCCTTACCTGATGCAGGAAAACCAGAGGACATGGATATGACTGAAGCTGGTGGCATCGATGTGCATAGAAAACTTCCTATACTTGTTCTTGCCACTCCATATTTTCCTTAGTTTCTCTCCTGGCACAGAGAAGTTTAGCATGTCCTAGGGCAAGGTTTACAAGATCAAGTTGAGAACTCATGTAAATTGTCTTGCCTGTTATATTTAGCCTGCATGTAGCTCTTGGAAATTCTCCCTGAAATATGTAACATTGAGATGGTAGCTATGTGGTTGGGTGATGATATTAGTGTTGCCTACACTCGCTATTTTTATGGTCTATCACTTTAATATCAAGTTACTCGTGAATTCATGTTTCACTAGCAGGTTGGTTTGCGTTCTTATTGCTCAATaagaaaatcaaaagacaacTAAGGCACTAAGCAATATTGCTTAATGAACAAATAATTGTCATTAATTTTAATCGTATTAGTTAAGCTTTACAGTGACCTTGATattattaatattggagagggAAATAAACCTTTCCCTTCTTTCTGTTATTTTTGCTGCTAATTTCAAGATCATAAATGTTACTAGGTGTGTGGATTCGGATGAAAGCCAATCAATAATACAACCTTTGCCATTTTCCGAAAGACATATGAAACAAAACTTTTGGCGGGGTCAAGAGTGAGCCCACActtagggtctgtttgtttggactgaaaatcttttccagaaaatattttcttcaatttctggtGTTTGGCTGCAAAAGAGGTCAGGAAAATTTTCTCTGGTAGAAAATCTTTTACATAACTTGGTGTAAAATGACTTC
Above is a genomic segment from Coffea eugenioides isolate CCC68of unplaced genomic scaffold, Ceug_1.0 ScVebR1_2418;HRSCAF=3442, whole genome shotgun sequence containing:
- the LOC113756609 gene encoding cytochrome P450 71A4-like → MVEPLRHPKVMEKLQNEVRAVGQGKSEITEDDFDKMQYLKLVIKETLRLHSPVPSLVPRESTRDVKVMGDPLLWEKPEEFQPERFLNVGKPEDMDMTEAGGIDVHRKLPILVLATPYFP